Proteins found in one bacterium genomic segment:
- a CDS encoding mechanosensitive ion channel, with protein sequence MSKISRTKRIWTISVIILLVFVILVALGSIQLPEEVVEIVEPVIAAFTRIWNTRLMSIGDGFVTPGQIVIAMFILSIGLVLVRRLAAEAKKRLLSRFALDVNAMMLIERTVYYALVAIVILLALDIVNIPLTIFTFLGGAVAIALGFGGQALLGNFISGFILMIEKPIKIGDLIEFQGTYGKVTEIGARCTTLRTPDNLSILVPNSQLIENALTNWTLSDFMVRTSVTVGVAYGSPTRQVADLIMKAVTEHDSVQKRPEPVVLFTDFGDNSLGFRVHFWVHMKNFMDRLKVESDVRFRIDDLFREAGITISFPQRDVHLDTLKPLDIRLLKDAPQEK encoded by the coding sequence ATGAGCAAGATCTCGCGCACCAAGCGCATCTGGACAATCTCTGTAATCATCCTGCTGGTCTTTGTGATTCTCGTCGCACTGGGCAGCATCCAACTGCCGGAAGAGGTTGTTGAAATCGTTGAACCGGTCATCGCTGCGTTTACACGCATCTGGAATACGCGGCTGATGTCGATTGGCGATGGCTTTGTCACGCCGGGACAGATCGTCATCGCCATGTTTATCCTGTCGATTGGCCTCGTCCTGGTCCGTCGATTGGCCGCAGAAGCGAAGAAGCGGTTGCTCTCGCGCTTCGCACTCGACGTGAACGCGATGATGTTGATCGAACGCACAGTCTATTATGCGCTCGTCGCGATTGTCATTCTACTGGCGCTCGACATCGTCAACATCCCGCTCACGATCTTCACCTTCCTTGGTGGTGCCGTTGCGATCGCGCTGGGCTTTGGTGGCCAAGCACTGCTGGGCAACTTCATCAGCGGCTTTATCCTGATGATCGAGAAGCCCATCAAGATCGGGGACTTGATCGAGTTCCAAGGCACGTACGGCAAGGTCACGGAGATCGGCGCGCGTTGCACGACACTGCGCACTCCGGATAACCTGAGCATTCTGGTCCCGAACAGCCAATTGATCGAGAACGCACTGACGAACTGGACGCTGTCGGATTTCATGGTACGCACAAGCGTCACGGTCGGTGTGGCTTACGGCTCACCAACGCGGCAGGTCGCCGACTTGATCATGAAGGCTGTCACTGAACATGACAGCGTTCAGAAGCGCCCCGAGCCCGTCGTGCTCTTCACGGATTTCGGCGACAATTCGCTGGGATTCAGGGTCCACTTCTGGGTTCACATGAAGAACTTCATGGATCGCCTTAAGGTTGAGAGCGACGTTCGGTTCCGCATCGACGATCTCTTCCGCGAGGCGGGAATCACGATCTCCTTCCCGCAACGCGACGTTCATCTCGACACACTGAAACCGCTGGATATTCGCCTTCTCAAAGACGCTCCACAGGAAAAGTAA
- a CDS encoding mechanosensitive ion channel family protein, whose translation MLQDVFADYGTQLVATILVILIAVIARSLLIRRVMKAYTDSPELRRRYIVLVRNVSLLVLLLALVLIWANELRTLAASIVVIAAALVIATKELILCLSGTFLRASSRVFKVGDRIEINGMRGDVIDHTLLTTTIFEIGPGHNIHQFTGRSITIPNSLFLSAPVLNETFMQEYVLHVLIVPLALDDDWQAAEEALLHAAQSECAIYLESARGHMKQLEEKHGLDAPSVDPRVSLHFPEAGKVNLLLRMPLPVRKRGRIEQAVYRRFANKYTKKIRPKANAKDTED comes from the coding sequence ATGCTGCAAGATGTCTTTGCCGATTACGGCACGCAGTTGGTCGCGACAATACTGGTTATCCTGATCGCGGTGATCGCCCGATCGCTGCTGATTCGTCGCGTCATGAAGGCGTATACAGATTCGCCCGAGTTGCGCCGGCGCTACATCGTTCTGGTCCGAAACGTCTCGCTGCTCGTCCTGCTGTTGGCGCTGGTATTAATCTGGGCGAACGAGTTGCGCACGCTGGCGGCCTCCATTGTCGTGATTGCCGCCGCGCTGGTGATTGCAACAAAAGAACTCATCCTTTGTCTGAGCGGGACGTTTCTGCGCGCGAGCTCACGCGTTTTCAAAGTGGGAGATCGCATCGAAATCAACGGAATGCGCGGCGATGTGATCGATCATACGCTTCTGACAACGACGATCTTCGAAATCGGTCCCGGCCACAATATCCACCAATTCACGGGACGCTCGATCACCATCCCGAACAGCCTCTTCCTGAGCGCACCTGTATTGAATGAGACGTTCATGCAGGAATACGTTCTGCATGTGCTGATCGTGCCGCTGGCACTTGATGATGATTGGCAGGCTGCAGAAGAAGCGCTGCTTCATGCCGCGCAGTCCGAGTGCGCGATCTATCTGGAGAGTGCACGGGGGCACATGAAACAGTTGGAGGAAAAGCACGGCCTCGACGCGCCGTCTGTCGACCCGCGGGTCTCGTTGCATTTTCCGGAAGCCGGCAAGGTCAACTTGTTGCTGCGCATGCCGCTACCGGTGCGCAAACGCGGGCGAATCGAGCAGGCTGTCTATCGCCGATTTGCAAACAAGTACACCAAAAAGATTCGCCCGAAGGCGAATGCAAAAGATACCGAAGACTAA